One segment of Paenibacillus rhizovicinus DNA contains the following:
- a CDS encoding leucyl aminopeptidase → MSIHFTYGAGADEVGTVDVVIAFVSKRELNGTDCAKGSKEGTWIHGVLDDAMRQHAAKELFKADLKETLVLPTLGLYPSAHVVYVGIATPDSLTTDGLRDAAAAAAKAAKRLKAVTVKHLLPACLTTAAAATARAAAANDGKGQPGFTIKQAAQAMTEGYLLGLYTRTTAKKIDTRRKSLIASVAFTPTDQLAEDAAAAVTADWEAGIRRGSLFAEAAMYARDLTNLPANALVPSKLAEEARRLAGSYGFECEIIDEAAAEAQGMGGLIGVGKGSINPPRMIVIQYRGNPDDAEIWGIVGKGITFDTGGISLKKGPGMEEMISDMGGAAAVLGLVRIFGETKPKRNAVFVIPTAENMPSDRAFKPGDVLTMMNGTTVEIVNTDAEGRLVLADGLTTAIRGGATKLIDIATLTGAVLVLLGDVATGAVTNDESLQQQVIAASKQAGERIWPLPPYPEFRRQLDSEAADMKNGGSRYGAASIGGLFIGAFAEEKPWVHLDIAGTAWLERDRSWEVKGGTGVMVRTLGELLADDKA, encoded by the coding sequence ATGAGCATTCATTTCACATACGGCGCAGGCGCAGACGAGGTCGGAACTGTCGATGTCGTCATTGCTTTCGTAAGCAAGCGGGAACTGAACGGCACTGATTGTGCCAAGGGTTCCAAAGAAGGAACATGGATTCATGGCGTCCTCGACGATGCGATGAGGCAGCATGCGGCTAAAGAGCTGTTCAAGGCCGATCTTAAGGAAACGCTCGTACTGCCGACGCTCGGCTTGTATCCGTCCGCGCACGTCGTCTATGTCGGCATCGCGACGCCAGATAGCTTGACGACGGACGGTTTGCGCGATGCGGCGGCTGCAGCCGCGAAAGCGGCGAAACGGTTGAAGGCGGTCACGGTGAAGCATCTGCTGCCGGCCTGCTTAACGACAGCTGCTGCGGCGACTGCAAGAGCGGCAGCGGCGAATGACGGGAAGGGTCAGCCGGGTTTCACGATCAAGCAAGCTGCGCAAGCGATGACGGAGGGCTATCTGCTCGGTCTGTACACGCGCACGACGGCGAAGAAGATCGACACGCGCAGAAAGTCGCTGATCGCTTCCGTCGCGTTCACGCCGACGGATCAGCTTGCGGAAGACGCCGCGGCAGCCGTCACCGCGGATTGGGAAGCCGGCATCCGGCGCGGCAGCCTCTTCGCGGAAGCGGCGATGTATGCCCGGGACTTGACGAATCTGCCCGCAAATGCGCTCGTTCCTTCGAAGCTTGCGGAGGAAGCACGGCGGCTGGCAGGCAGCTATGGCTTCGAATGCGAGATCATTGACGAGGCTGCCGCAGAAGCACAAGGGATGGGCGGCTTGATCGGCGTCGGCAAAGGCAGCATCAATCCGCCGCGGATGATCGTCATCCAGTATCGGGGCAATCCGGATGATGCGGAGATATGGGGCATCGTCGGCAAAGGCATTACGTTCGATACCGGCGGCATCTCGCTGAAGAAAGGCCCCGGCATGGAAGAAATGATATCGGATATGGGCGGCGCGGCGGCGGTGCTTGGCCTGGTGCGCATCTTCGGCGAGACCAAACCGAAACGCAACGCGGTCTTCGTCATCCCAACGGCGGAGAACATGCCGTCCGACCGCGCATTCAAGCCCGGCGACGTACTGACGATGATGAACGGCACGACAGTCGAAATCGTCAATACGGACGCGGAAGGCCGGCTTGTGCTGGCCGACGGCCTCACGACGGCGATTCGCGGCGGAGCAACGAAGCTCATCGACATAGCGACGTTGACGGGGGCCGTCCTCGTCCTGCTCGGCGATGTGGCGACAGGCGCGGTAACGAACGACGAATCGCTGCAGCAGCAGGTCATTGCGGCTTCGAAGCAAGCGGGCGAGCGGATTTGGCCGCTGCCGCCGTATCCGGAATTCCGCCGGCAGCTGGACAGCGAGGCGGCGGATATGAAGAACGGCGGCAGCCGCTACGGCGCAGCCAGCATCGGCGGCTTGTTCATCGGCGCTTTCGCGGAAGAGAAGCCTTGGGTGCACTTGGATATCGCGGGCACGGCTTGGCTGGAGCGGGACCGGTCATGGGAGGTAAAAGGCGGAACCGGCGTCATGGTCCGGACGCTTGGCGAGTTATTGGCTGACGACAAGGCTTAA
- a CDS encoding MFS transporter has protein sequence MSFWNHVISVFRRKNLSDQRRGLLTSITEGIPANIIGNLLGGPILTIYVIFLGGTASDVGLVVAIPALANLVQLVAAFYIQRFTNRRLLLAVFAITHRTLWVATGLIPFLVTASLRVDVFIGMFLMSFVCASTSSVFWTSIIADMVPAQVRGRYFGIRNTIHWAVASISLLIGGQILQQLDERTAFVILYAVSALCTVWNAVELLRYPNLPFERSAASSSAALFGKPLKDKSYMKATLFIAGFILLQNIAIPLFSYVMLETLHLSKQWITIITTVQMVVTMFSYYYWGNMNARYATRTLLLWALPIIAVSCVLWAGIAFLPVILVLMLVNITLGIGLGGYNLLIFNFIIGDTPKSDRPMYVAVFSALTGATGFIGPLLGGWIYKQIEHGAYWLQSYGISMFIGIGLLALTAAVGPFVLKAAPEERHSFRGEEA, from the coding sequence ATGTCATTTTGGAATCACGTCATATCGGTATTTCGCCGTAAAAACTTGTCCGACCAGCGCAGGGGGCTGCTCACTTCCATCACGGAAGGCATTCCCGCCAATATAATCGGCAACTTGCTGGGCGGGCCGATCTTAACCATTTATGTTATTTTTCTCGGGGGGACGGCGTCGGATGTCGGACTTGTGGTCGCGATTCCGGCGCTTGCCAACCTCGTGCAGCTCGTTGCCGCCTTCTATATTCAGCGCTTCACGAACAGGCGGCTGCTGCTGGCTGTATTCGCCATCACGCATCGAACGCTTTGGGTCGCGACGGGGCTTATTCCGTTCTTGGTGACGGCTTCGCTTCGGGTGGACGTATTTATCGGCATGTTCTTAATGTCCTTCGTTTGCGCATCGACCAGCTCGGTATTCTGGACGTCCATCATTGCGGATATGGTGCCCGCCCAGGTCAGGGGACGATATTTCGGCATTCGCAATACGATCCACTGGGCCGTGGCGAGTATTTCGCTGTTGATCGGCGGTCAAATTCTCCAGCAGCTGGACGAGCGGACGGCTTTTGTCATCCTGTATGCTGTAAGCGCTCTATGTACCGTTTGGAACGCTGTCGAGCTATTACGCTATCCGAATTTGCCGTTCGAACGATCGGCTGCTTCAAGCTCGGCGGCACTGTTCGGGAAACCGCTTAAAGATAAGAGTTATATGAAGGCGACGTTGTTCATTGCGGGATTCATTCTGCTGCAAAATATCGCCATCCCGCTTTTCTCGTACGTCATGTTGGAAACGCTGCATTTAAGCAAGCAGTGGATTACCATCATTACGACGGTGCAAATGGTCGTGACGATGTTCAGCTATTATTATTGGGGCAACATGAACGCGAGGTATGCGACGCGGACGCTGCTGCTGTGGGCGCTGCCGATCATCGCGGTTTCCTGCGTATTATGGGCGGGCATTGCGTTTTTGCCGGTCATTCTCGTCCTTATGCTCGTTAATATTACGCTCGGCATCGGACTCGGCGGCTATAATTTGCTCATCTTCAACTTTATTATCGGGGACACGCCGAAGTCTGACCGTCCTATGTACGTCGCCGTCTTCTCCGCGCTGACCGGCGCGACGGGCTTTATCGGCCCGCTGCTGGGCGGATGGATTTACAAGCAGATCGAGCATGGCGCGTACTGGCTGCAGAGCTACGGCATCTCCATGTTCATCGGCATCGGCTTGCTCGCATTGACGGCGGCAGTCGGACCGTTCGTGCTCAAGGCAGCGCCGGAAGAGAGACATTCGTTTCGGGGAGAAGAAGCGTAA
- the gntK gene encoding gluconokinase produces the protein MERQQETYMIGIDIGTTSTKSVLFRENGEVVTMAHEGYPLYTPTPSIAEQDPEHIFSAVVSTVKQVMATARIEAGAVLLASFSSAMHSVIPIDGAGNPLMNCLTWADNRSAGWSARLKDEMNGHALYRRTGTPIHPMSPITKLLWLRHDMPEIFNAAWKFISIKEYVFGKLFGEYVIDHSIASATGMLNLEKLDWDAEALDVAGIGPDRLSTLVPTTHVMRGMKPEYAAVMGLLPETPFVVGASDGVLSNLGVNAIEPGVVAVTIGTSGAVRAVVDKPVTDPKGRYFCYALTADKWVIGGAVNNGGVIFRWLKDELGASEIETAKRLGKDPYDLLTQIMERVRPGSDGLLFHPYLTGERAPLWNADARGSFFGLTLHHGKEHMMRAVLEGINYNLYAVLKALEETTGKPKRIHATGGFARSELWRQMMADIFDQEVVIPESFESSCLGAVVLGLIAIGRADSFDMISRMVGATHAHRPNEKAAALYQRLLPIYLRIADKLEDEYASIAEFQRSLFN, from the coding sequence ATGGAACGTCAGCAGGAAACATACATGATCGGCATCGATATCGGAACAACCAGCACGAAATCGGTGCTGTTCCGCGAAAATGGGGAAGTCGTCACGATGGCACACGAGGGTTATCCGCTCTACACGCCGACGCCGTCCATTGCGGAGCAAGACCCGGAGCATATTTTCTCGGCGGTCGTCTCGACGGTGAAGCAAGTGATGGCGACGGCGAGAATCGAAGCGGGCGCGGTACTGCTCGCTTCGTTCAGCTCGGCGATGCACAGCGTCATTCCGATCGACGGAGCGGGCAATCCGCTCATGAATTGCCTGACCTGGGCGGACAATCGCAGCGCGGGCTGGTCGGCCAGACTGAAGGACGAAATGAACGGGCATGCGCTCTACCGGCGGACGGGCACGCCGATTCATCCGATGTCGCCGATTACGAAGCTGTTATGGCTGCGACACGACATGCCGGAAATCTTCAATGCGGCGTGGAAATTCATCTCGATCAAGGAGTACGTGTTCGGCAAGCTGTTCGGTGAATACGTGATCGACCATTCCATCGCTTCCGCCACGGGGATGCTTAACCTCGAGAAGCTGGATTGGGACGCGGAGGCGCTGGACGTCGCGGGCATTGGGCCGGATCGGTTGTCGACGCTCGTGCCGACGACGCATGTCATGCGCGGCATGAAGCCGGAATACGCGGCCGTCATGGGCTTGCTGCCGGAGACGCCGTTCGTCGTTGGCGCGAGTGACGGCGTGCTGTCCAACCTCGGCGTGAATGCGATCGAGCCGGGCGTCGTCGCGGTAACGATCGGCACGAGCGGAGCGGTTCGCGCGGTCGTGGACAAGCCCGTGACGGATCCGAAGGGGCGTTATTTCTGTTACGCGCTGACGGCGGACAAGTGGGTGATCGGCGGGGCGGTCAATAACGGCGGCGTCATCTTCCGCTGGTTGAAGGATGAGCTTGGCGCTTCCGAGATCGAGACGGCCAAGCGTCTCGGCAAGGATCCGTACGATCTGCTGACGCAAATCATGGAGCGGGTGCGTCCCGGCTCGGACGGACTGCTGTTCCATCCGTATTTGACGGGGGAGCGGGCGCCGCTGTGGAATGCCGACGCGCGCGGCTCCTTCTTCGGGCTGACGCTGCACCACGGCAAGGAACATATGATGCGCGCCGTGCTGGAAGGCATCAATTATAATCTGTACGCGGTGCTGAAGGCGCTCGAGGAGACGACGGGCAAGCCGAAGCGCATCCATGCGACCGGCGGCTTCGCGCGTTCGGAGCTGTGGCGCCAAATGATGGCCGATATTTTCGATCAAGAAGTCGTCATTCCGGAGAGCTTCGAGAGCTCGTGCCTGGGCGCCGTCGTTCTGGGTCTGATCGCGATCGGACGGGCGGATTCGTTCGATATGATTTCCCGTATGGTCGGAGCTACCCATGCGCACCGGCCAAACGAAAAAGCAGCAGCTCTGTATCAGAGGCTGCTGCCGATTTACTTGCGGATTGCCGATAAGCTGGAAGACGAGTACGCGAGCATCGCGGAATTCCAGCGGAGCCTTTTCAATTAA
- a CDS encoding cytochrome P450: protein MQQPAFGKTDIASWFGTYSNRLHDDPYPFYDYLLEQEPVHYIEERWFWIVSRYEDVNRILKDPVFVREYRNAMPEGTEIPEPPPEWKPVNELLNNWMLLRDAPAHTRLRSLVSHAFTPRTMQRLKTGIQEIADYLADRMEEEGRPDLIASFAFTLPVIVIAELLGVPPEDRELFKDWSHVFAKVLEGSDQTPQFAEQTMKATSEITEYFRLLIAERRAAPREDMISDLLAAQEKSDALTEQEMIATCVLLLVAGHETTVNLIGNAVRLLLTQPDQHALLLERPELIASAIEEVLRYEGPVQTTSRIASADCEIGGKTIPRGQSVIVMLGAANRDPAQFNDPNRFDIARQPNRHLAFATGAHFCLGAPLARLEGEIAIRTLLNRFPHMRLAEDRADWRPNILFRGLQTLPVIV, encoded by the coding sequence ATGCAGCAGCCGGCCTTCGGAAAGACCGATATTGCCTCCTGGTTTGGGACTTATTCGAATCGTTTGCATGATGATCCCTATCCGTTTTACGATTATTTGCTTGAACAAGAGCCCGTTCATTACATTGAAGAACGCTGGTTCTGGATCGTTTCGCGTTATGAGGACGTCAACCGGATCTTGAAGGATCCCGTATTCGTCCGCGAATACCGGAACGCCATGCCCGAAGGCACGGAAATTCCGGAACCTCCGCCGGAATGGAAGCCCGTCAACGAGCTGTTGAATAATTGGATGCTGCTTCGCGACGCGCCCGCCCATACGCGATTGCGCTCGTTGGTCAGCCATGCGTTCACCCCGAGAACGATGCAGCGGCTGAAAACGGGCATTCAAGAGATTGCGGACTATCTTGCGGACCGCATGGAGGAAGAGGGGCGGCCTGACCTGATCGCCTCGTTCGCGTTTACGCTGCCGGTGATTGTCATTGCCGAGCTGCTCGGCGTGCCTCCCGAAGACCGCGAGCTGTTCAAAGATTGGTCGCATGTGTTCGCCAAGGTGCTCGAAGGCTCCGACCAGACGCCGCAATTCGCGGAGCAGACCATGAAGGCGACAAGCGAGATTACCGAGTATTTCCGCCTGTTGATCGCGGAACGCCGAGCCGCTCCGCGCGAGGATATGATCAGCGATCTGCTTGCGGCGCAAGAGAAATCCGATGCGCTGACCGAACAGGAAATGATCGCGACCTGCGTATTGCTGCTCGTTGCCGGCCATGAAACGACCGTGAACCTGATCGGCAACGCCGTTCGTTTGCTGCTTACCCAGCCCGACCAGCATGCGCTGCTGTTGGAACGCCCCGAATTAATCGCCTCCGCAATCGAAGAAGTGCTGCGGTACGAGGGTCCGGTGCAGACGACATCCCGCATCGCGTCCGCCGACTGCGAAATCGGCGGCAAGACGATTCCCCGGGGGCAGAGCGTCATCGTGATGCTTGGAGCAGCGAACCGCGATCCCGCCCAGTTCAATGACCCGAACCGGTTCGATATCGCTCGTCAGCCGAACCGTCATCTTGCGTTCGCGACCGGCGCTCATTTCTGTCTCGGCGCGCCGCTCGCGCGCTTGGAAGGCGAGATCGCCATCCGAACGCTGTTGAACCGGTTTCCGCATATGCGCCTTGCGGAGGACAGAGCTGATTGGCGCCCGAATATATTGTTCCGCGGGCTTCAGACGCTGCCCGTTATCGTCTAG
- a CDS encoding M42 family metallopeptidase — MNQETMELFRTLTDFQAASGFERELRGFVRGELEKYTNEIVQDRLGSIFGVLRGDEKGPVIMAAGHLDEVGFLITGITENGMLRFQTLGGWFSQVLPAQRIQVMTDNGPLVGIIGTTPVHLLDEAARGKPLDVKGMYIDIGADSKAHALEIGVRIGQQAVPYCPFTPLANPKKIMAKAWDNRYGVGLAIELLKELQGKQLPNVLYSGATVQEELGLRGARTSSNMIKPDLFFAMDASAANDMNGDKSAFGQLGQGALLRIYDPTMLTHRGMVEYVLDTASTHGIPYQYFVSPGGTDAGAVHTQGSGIPSTVIGVCARYIHTSASVLHTDDYDAAKELLVKLVASCDASTYRTILDRS, encoded by the coding sequence ATGAATCAAGAAACGATGGAGCTGTTCCGAACGTTGACGGACTTCCAAGCAGCATCCGGCTTCGAGCGGGAGCTGCGCGGTTTTGTCCGCGGTGAATTGGAGAAATATACGAACGAGATCGTGCAGGACCGGCTGGGAAGTATCTTCGGCGTGCTGCGCGGTGACGAGAAAGGGCCTGTCATCATGGCGGCGGGCCATCTGGACGAGGTAGGCTTCTTGATCACCGGCATTACCGAGAACGGAATGCTTCGCTTCCAGACGCTGGGCGGCTGGTTCAGCCAAGTGCTGCCGGCGCAGCGCATTCAAGTGATGACGGACAACGGGCCGCTCGTCGGCATCATCGGCACGACGCCCGTTCATCTGCTCGATGAGGCGGCCCGCGGCAAGCCGCTCGACGTGAAGGGGATGTATATCGACATCGGCGCAGACAGCAAAGCGCATGCGCTGGAGATCGGCGTCCGTATCGGCCAACAGGCCGTGCCGTACTGTCCGTTCACGCCGCTGGCCAATCCGAAGAAAATCATGGCCAAAGCCTGGGACAACCGCTACGGCGTCGGGCTTGCCATCGAGCTGTTGAAGGAACTGCAGGGCAAGCAGCTGCCGAACGTGCTCTACTCCGGCGCGACGGTGCAGGAGGAGCTCGGTTTGCGCGGCGCGCGAACCTCGTCCAACATGATCAAGCCGGACCTCTTCTTCGCCATGGACGCCAGCGCCGCCAACGACATGAACGGCGACAAGTCCGCTTTCGGCCAGCTCGGGCAAGGGGCGCTGCTGCGCATCTACGACCCGACGATGCTGACACATCGCGGCATGGTCGAATACGTGCTGGACACGGCGTCCACCCACGGGATTCCGTATCAATACTTCGTATCGCCCGGCGGTACCGACGCCGGTGCCGTCCATACGCAGGGCAGCGGCATTCCGTCGACGGTGATCGGAGTATGCGCGCGTTACATCCACACGTCCGCTTCCGTGCTCCATACCGACGATTACGACGCGGCTAAGGAATTGCTCGTGAAGCTCGTGGCAAGCTGCGATGCGTCGACCTATCGGACGATTCTCGACCGCTCTTAA
- a CDS encoding Bax inhibitor-1/YccA family protein: MLGRSGNPTLNDKTFERSGHGSYSGADRMTIDGTVNKTFITLAVLLGAAFATWNMYFKGNDVMPYVIGGAIGGLICALIISFKPRTAPFLVPVYAALEGAFLGGLSANYEQAYGGITMQAALITMCVFFALLVAYKTRIIRATENFKLGVFAATAGIALVYLASMVLNMFNVTVPYLHDNTLIGVGISLVIVVVAALNLVLDFDFIEQGADRGAPKYMEWYGAFGLIVTLVWLYVEILRLLSKLRSR; this comes from the coding sequence ATGCTAGGTAGAAGCGGCAATCCAACCTTGAACGACAAGACCTTCGAGCGTTCAGGCCATGGTTCGTATTCGGGCGCGGACCGGATGACGATCGACGGAACGGTGAACAAAACGTTCATCACGCTTGCCGTGCTGCTCGGGGCGGCATTCGCGACGTGGAACATGTATTTCAAAGGCAACGATGTCATGCCTTACGTGATCGGCGGGGCTATCGGCGGATTGATTTGCGCATTGATTATCAGCTTCAAACCCCGTACGGCACCGTTTCTGGTACCGGTCTACGCGGCGCTCGAAGGCGCATTCCTGGGCGGGCTAAGCGCGAATTACGAGCAAGCGTACGGCGGCATCACGATGCAGGCGGCCCTTATTACGATGTGCGTGTTCTTCGCCCTGCTCGTCGCTTACAAGACGCGGATTATCCGCGCGACCGAGAACTTCAAGCTCGGCGTATTCGCCGCAACGGCCGGCATCGCGCTCGTCTACTTAGCGAGCATGGTGCTGAACATGTTCAACGTGACCGTTCCCTACCTGCATGACAATACGCTGATCGGCGTCGGCATCTCGCTTGTCATCGTCGTCGTCGCGGCTCTTAACCTCGTGCTGGATTTCGATTTCATCGAACAGGGCGCAGATCGCGGAGCACCGAAATATATGGAATGGTACGGCGCATTCGGCCTGATCGTCACGCTCGTCTGGCTGTACGTTGAAATTCTCCGCCTGCTTTCGAAGCTGCGGAGCAGATAA
- a CDS encoding SDR family NAD(P)-dependent oxidoreductase → MERKVALVTGSGRGIGSGIALAFARAGYDVCVNYNRSAEGAEAVVQDIRAMGMRAEAVQADISTIDGVDKLFDGFRASFDRLDVSVANSGITRMKPFLETTPELFDEVMNTDLKGLYFCSQRAARIMAEQGTKGALIHISSNHTEGTWSNATVYAAAKAAVNKLTKNMALDLAPYGIRVIGIAPGYTALGEPRDERARAGRERISSHIPLGRFATTDEVGEAAVFLASDKAGYMTGTTMFMDGGALLPVWADKA, encoded by the coding sequence TTGGAACGGAAAGTAGCATTGGTAACCGGGTCAGGCAGAGGAATCGGCAGTGGGATCGCGTTGGCTTTTGCCAGGGCGGGGTATGACGTATGCGTCAATTACAACCGCAGCGCGGAAGGCGCGGAAGCGGTCGTGCAGGATATTCGCGCCATGGGCATGCGGGCAGAGGCCGTGCAGGCGGATATCTCGACGATCGACGGGGTAGACAAGCTGTTCGACGGCTTCCGTGCATCGTTCGACCGGCTGGACGTGTCCGTAGCCAATTCCGGCATTACGAGGATGAAGCCGTTTCTGGAGACGACGCCGGAGCTGTTCGACGAAGTGATGAACACCGATCTGAAAGGACTGTACTTCTGCTCGCAACGCGCGGCACGCATCATGGCGGAACAGGGAACGAAGGGCGCGCTTATCCATATCAGCTCCAATCATACGGAGGGCACGTGGTCGAACGCGACGGTGTACGCCGCGGCGAAGGCTGCGGTCAATAAGCTGACGAAGAACATGGCGCTCGATCTGGCCCCTTACGGCATCCGCGTCATCGGGATCGCTCCCGGCTATACCGCGCTCGGCGAGCCGAGGGACGAACGGGCGCGCGCGGGCAGAGAACGCATCTCGTCGCATATTCCGCTTGGCCGTTTCGCGACGACCGACGAGGTCGGCGAAGCAGCCGTGTTCCTCGCCTCCGACAAGGCGGGCTATATGACGGGAACGACGATGTTCATGGACGGCGGCGCGCTGCTGCCGGTGTGGGCTGACAAAGCATAA
- the dgoD gene encoding galactonate dehydratase, whose protein sequence is MKITDMKLYHVKPRWLFLKIETDEGICGWGEPIVEGRALTVATAVEELKRYLIGEDPLRIEHHWQVMYRGSFYRGGPVLVSAISGIEQALWDIKGKYYNMPVYEMLGGKVRESIRMYSHCGGATPSDIGANAKKKMEAGFTAIKIGVDAPVRHVDSLAFVENVTARFAAIREAAGSELDVAIDFHGRVSPAMSIRLAAALEPYYPMFIEEPCLPENVDSLLRVAQSTSIPIASGERLFTRWGFREALEKGAIAIVQPDLCHAGGIFEGRKIAAMAETYYASIAPHNPLGPISLASCLQLDACTPNFLIQEHPSMAEKWDLGEGYLKNPFQIVNGSIAVPQGPGLGIEINEEMLIERSHAGEWDTPRLAYEDGSFAEW, encoded by the coding sequence ATGAAAATCACCGATATGAAGCTGTACCATGTGAAGCCGCGGTGGCTGTTTCTGAAGATCGAAACCGACGAGGGCATTTGCGGATGGGGCGAGCCGATCGTGGAAGGCCGCGCCCTCACCGTCGCAACGGCTGTGGAAGAATTGAAACGGTATCTGATCGGCGAAGACCCGCTGCGTATCGAGCACCATTGGCAGGTCATGTACCGGGGATCGTTCTACCGCGGCGGACCTGTTCTTGTAAGCGCAATCAGCGGCATCGAGCAGGCGCTGTGGGACATCAAGGGCAAGTATTACAATATGCCCGTTTATGAAATGCTCGGCGGCAAAGTCCGCGAATCGATCCGCATGTACAGCCATTGCGGCGGGGCAACGCCAAGCGACATCGGCGCGAACGCGAAGAAGAAGATGGAAGCGGGCTTCACCGCGATCAAGATCGGCGTCGACGCGCCGGTGCGCCACGTCGACTCTCTCGCTTTCGTCGAGAACGTGACGGCAAGATTCGCGGCTATCCGCGAGGCGGCGGGCAGCGAGCTCGACGTCGCGATCGATTTCCACGGGCGCGTCAGCCCGGCCATGTCGATCCGGCTTGCGGCCGCGCTGGAGCCGTATTATCCGATGTTCATCGAGGAGCCTTGCTTGCCGGAGAACGTGGATTCCTTGCTGCGCGTCGCGCAGTCGACGAGCATTCCGATCGCTTCGGGCGAGCGGCTGTTCACCCGCTGGGGCTTCCGCGAGGCGCTGGAGAAAGGCGCTATCGCGATCGTGCAGCCGGATCTGTGCCATGCCGGCGGTATCTTCGAGGGCCGCAAAATCGCCGCGATGGCCGAAACGTATTACGCCTCCATCGCGCCGCATAATCCGCTCGGACCGATCTCGCTCGCTTCTTGCTTGCAGCTCGATGCTTGCACGCCGAACTTCCTCATCCAAGAGCATCCGTCAATGGCGGAGAAATGGGATCTCGGCGAAGGCTATCTGAAGAATCCATTCCAGATCGTGAACGGCAGCATTGCGGTGCCGCAGGGCCCGGGTCTGGGCATCGAAATCAACGAGGAAATGTTGATCGAGCGCAGCCATGCCGGCGAATGGGACACGCCTCGTCTGGCTTACGAAGACGGTTCGTTCGCGGAGTGGTAA